A stretch of DNA from Halobacteriovorax sp. JY17:
GCATATTTTGATGATAGAGTCTTCTCTCTCTAACCATTCTCTCAACTTCAACTAGTACATAGCTTGCTGTATTTAAAACAGGAATTGAACTAAGTCTCTTCTTTGCAAAATTTAGCGCCCAAGTAACAACTTGATAAGTTACGTGTCTCTTATAAAAGAAGCGAGAATTATCAGGCTTAGCAATTATTGATGGATCAAGATATGAGATCGCATCAGAGAGCTTCTTCTCATAAGTTGAGATTACATTCTTAAATTCTGGAGAATTAAAAACTGCATCTACATCAATTTGCTCTAAAGCTCTCATTGAACTTACAACATAAGCAATATTTTCAGATGATTTATCACCCTTCATTACAGCATCAGGCATAAGCAGCTCTTCAATCTCTGCATCATAGTCACCCTTTTGCTTCATTAGGGCCTGCTCTAACTTTAAATTTTCTTTGATTTGTTGTAGATATGGAGCAATTGAAAAAGCGACTCTAAGCCCTGGCTCTTTAACAGAAATAACTCTACCTTGGTCATCTCTTACAATTTTAAATCTCTTTTCAAACGTAGCAGATGCAAATATCTGAGACGAAAATAGCACTACTGCTAAAAGACATGAAATCTTTTTCATTATTAATCCTCCTGATAAAAATGAATTTCTTTTATTCTAAGTCGAAGTCGGATTTCATACTAGGAATACATTCCCCTTGTAAGAAAAGAATAGATTAACCGAGAGCTACGATCGGATAAAAATGAGTATCGCCAAGTATCGTAGAAACTTCCCTAGAGTCATAAAGAAGAGAAAGGATTTCAGAGGAGTTTTCATAAGACCAAAGTAAACGGCAATTGGATCACCAATAATTGGTAACCAACAAAAAAAAGCGGGCCACCCACCATAGGACTCAAGTTTTATTTTATACTTTAGAATGCTGTCCATTTGAATCTTGAAATACTTTGAAAGCCATTCCCACTTTCCAAGTCTCCCTAGTATATAGCAGCTTAGTCCTCCAAGAGAGTTTCCAAAAGTTGCGACAACAAGAGCGAGGGCAATATCATCAAAAGATTCTAAGCTAGTAATATAGGCGAAGTGAAACTCTGAACTTATAGGAAGAATAGTTGCGGCTAAGAAGCTGGAAAGAAATAGGGAGGCTAGTTGTAGGCTAATGGAGACTCGCTAGATAATTCTCTTAAAACTCCGTCCCATAGTTTTACACGAAGTTCTAAGGACTGCTTTCCAATTTCATAGGCAGCCGCTAATTTCTTCTCGTCACCACCACAAAGCTCCTCTAGGCATTTCTTTGCCAATATAGAGTGCTCATCACCATCAAGTTCAATATGTCTTTCAATATAGTAGATAAGTGTTGGGCAATTTATCTCTTCATTTTTGATATAGCTTAAAAGGCCTGTGAACATATCAGGAATTAGCTTCTCTCTTCCAAAGAAGAAAGCCGCTGCAACTTTATGGGGTTCATTTCCAAGTGCTAAATTCAAATTAAAAGACACAAAGGACTTAACTTCACTTGGAAGATCATTCATTTCATAATTTTCTAGGAAATCCCTAATTGCTAAAGTACTTGCCCCAACCTCTTCCATCGCTGATAGATAGAGAGAAAAGTGATCGCAAGCTCTTCCCTCTTTATCAAGATCACTTTCTTCACCAAGGACGATCTCATTAACCATGCGAACAATTTCTTTAGAATATTTTGAAGGACGCCAAGGAACTTCAACACATGTGATTTCTCTTTGGAGTGATTTTAATAGAGACATAAAGTCCCAAACAGCAAAGACATGATACTGCATAAAAACTTTCAGAGAATCTATATCTTCAATTTTCTTATAAACAAGATGATCTTCTAGAGAACTATGCAGGGCGTCTATTTCTTTTAGGAGGTTTTTCATAAGAACTTAAATACCAAAGAACAGATCTTTGGTACATGAAAAAATATTCTAGTCTTTTAGTTTCCGAGAAAATTCAAGGCTTGTATTATCCTTCTCAGGCTTATCAGAGGGCTCCTCTACTTCATTCATTGACTCAAGAGTCTCTTCCGTAGACTTTTCTCCGCTTGATATTTTCTCTTCTAGAATAGACTCATTAAGGTGTTTAAAATCTTCTAATTCTTTATCTCTCTTTTGATTTAAGTCTTCAAAGAAGGTTTCATTAACAAATTTTCTAATACCTTTCTTGTCAATTTCATCAACAGAGTGAATAAATCCTTTATAAATAAAATTAGGCCCATCTTTTTGATAGTAATTTCCATCCGTCGGAACAAGAGTTATGGCGCACTTTAATGGCATCGAGACTCTATAAGTTGTAGGCGAAAGCTCTCTCTCAGAAACAAAAGTAATTTCTGTTTCAGAGATAGTAATAACCTCAATATCATGAGTAATAGAGAGAAAACTTAAATCATCACGCTTACTTACATAGTAGCGCTTCTCTTCAAAGTCAGCTTTGGTTAATCTTCCATACTTCTTTGGATCTTTTTGTCTTAGAGAAGCGATCTTCGCCTCAACTTTTGCGTTATATTTATCTTCCTGCTTCCTTTCAAAGAGTTCGGCCATCTTTAAAATATAATCGAGATCCATATGTCCTTTATGACTAATGATCAAAGGATACTCATAAGTATCTTGCAAAGATTTTGAAGAAAAATTCAAACAATTAAATACTATAATAAAAGGGGTATAATTCTCAGTATTCTTAACTCTTTTAACAAGTCTTCCTAAGTGATTCAAAGAATTTGTTTCACGCTCTTTCAAC
This window harbors:
- a CDS encoding DUF3050 domain-containing protein, which translates into the protein MKNLLKEIDALHSSLEDHLVYKKIEDIDSLKVFMQYHVFAVWDFMSLLKSLQREITCVEVPWRPSKYSKEIVRMVNEIVLGEESDLDKEGRACDHFSLYLSAMEEVGASTLAIRDFLENYEMNDLPSEVKSFVSFNLNLALGNEPHKVAAAFFFGREKLIPDMFTGLLSYIKNEEINCPTLIYYIERHIELDGDEHSILAKKCLEELCGGDEKKLAAAYEIGKQSLELRVKLWDGVLRELSSESPLAYN